ccgtggtatagtttaggagataaatcatttctaaatgtAACTAGTTATTATATATGAGGgcgtaatagtaaaaaaaatacttaaacatagcCCATTtccttgccttaaaatttgtgcaaactacaaatagCTCAATTAATCTTGGACGGATGGagtatttcattatgatactctccctctttctccttctctaccCCCAACTACAACAGCCACTGTCGCTACTCGACTttcttcttcccgtcttccttcttttttgtttgtcattaactaaattaagatacattatatatcttcttttgatctctagatttagaataagctttaactattcttgatattctttttatttattttgtgtctgtaaatttttgtaaaccaatactatttgaagggaaaaaaaatcaatactatcctgggttttttttttttggtttgacataattactggttaaccaaaaaccactgggacaaactgaaaccggctggaaccatttagaaaccgaaccaaCTGTTAATGgcttggtttggtttggtttagatttttagaaaccgatagtactggttttggttttggtttggctagaaaccgaaccgaaaccgaccatgaacaaccctaaGTTTGATGCATTTCATGAAAAGAAAAATATACGTTTTCCTCATAAAACTAAATAATTTAATAGATAACTTTATAATTCGTACATGCATGCATGCACATATACATATAGATAAATGCTATCCCACACGACTTTGTGGGATGGCTTCCCGCAAAAGCGGCTTCTAAGACATTGGATGAGCAAATAAACGGTTAGATTTGCAGTCAGTTTAGGACCCACCACTTTCAATTCGGGACCCACCATTTTTCCTAAAGGGTTCAAGACGTCTAGATTTGGATTTTAGTTGTGGGACATAGTGATCTAACGGCTTAGAAGCCGCTTTTGGGGGAAGGCATCCCGCAAAGTCGTGCGGGATAGCACTGCTCATACATATATACATGTATCTCTAGTACGTAGTTTATTCTAAGAACAATTCTAGGTTTAGTTCAGGAGAAATCCGGATATTATCACTGACAGAGACAAAAACATGGATCTCATTTTCGACATAACTAGAACAACAGATAAACATCATTTAAAAAATTTCCGGGAGATTTTTTTGTATAAATCACGGTGTTTCTAGCACAATCGTTACCTTAATTTAATAACTATAAATTCACTAAAAATTGAGCATCCATATTGAAAAATGGAGTCGTACTGCGAGCAGAACAATCGATAACAACCAAAAAGCAACAAAGCTTTGTATAACTTAATGATGAATGGGGTTAGCGCATACATCTTGAACATTAAtaacaaagattcattctcaaTACTTCTCTCTCTCCTCCGAAATTTTTGGAGCTTCTGAAAATGGTGATTTTTTCTTGTGAACTCAGTCTTCTGCTCGTTTTGATCCTGGTGATTGATACATTGTAGAAGTGTGCTATTATGAACTTCTCCGCTGTCCAAGGACGGATCTTTGATCCTTCCTCTTGGGGCCGGGATTTATTGGGTAGCAGAGTTTTTTATAgccatttttattttcttttttacttcatggttttgttttaattttgaacTCAGCCTCCTAATCGTATTGATCTTCGGATTGATTCAGTTTAGGAGAGTGCTAATTGAACTTCTTCGCCGTTCAAGGACGGATCTTTGATCTTTCCCCTTGGGGCCGAGATTTATTGACTAGTGGAGTTCTTGTGGACAGTTTCTTCAATCATGAAATCTTCCACCGCCATTTTATTGGCTTccaattcttttgaactttcttgGATTTGTAATGGCAAATCCAAACGCTTAAAGATCCTTGAAAGGTATAAGGGAGTCAGTAATTGGATTTTTATTCCACATGAAGCTGTCGGTTGGGTGCATCTTTCAACAACGGAGGATGTTTCTTTGATTTCAGTTGAAAAACGTAAGTGGACACGCCATTTTGATCAGGTGGTGATCCTTATGGAAATGCTATCAAATTCACATGGAGATTATCTTCGTATATCTACATATGATACTTCAAAAGATTCAAGGCAAAGATTTATTTGTATTCCAAGTGGGTCGAAAGGTGCTATCTGGAGTACATTTTGGTCATCAGTTTCTCAAATTTCATCTCCCAATTTTTCATCTTCAAACCAAATTAAGATTCCTGAAGCTAAGGATTTTCCTATTTTAACTGCGCTGGCTAAACATATTACTATGGATATGTATGATTCATACTCTTTGGGAATTGCTGTGGAAGTCTTGAATTATCATTCAGGCTGGAATAGTATTGCTAATGGAATATTAAAGAAGTTTAAATGGAAAGGACATTTGGGTTTAAGAAATCTTAGTGGTAGACTAGCTTTTTTCCTTTCCAAGTCAAAAGAAGATTATATTTTATTCAATAAGGAAGTATCGTTTAAAATTGGTAAATCAATGGTCATATTGCATCAATGGAAGCCAGAGGATTCTCATATCAAAATGGATTCTGGTGACAAACATTGGTTTGGCATTAAGGGATTCCCGTTTCATTTCTAGGAAACTCAGTCTTTTGCGAAAATTTGTAGCGCATGGGGACAACTAATTGAAGTTCATCCTTCCACGATGAATTTTACTAAGCTCAATAGTTGTAAGGTATTGGTCCAATGCGATCTTAAACAGGTACCCGCTGCCATGGAATTTGCAGGAGTTTGTCTTAGTATAGAATGGGTGCAAGATATGAAAAATACTCAGGTGCTTACTCATCCAAAGATTCGGTCAATAGTTGTGGATTTTAATTCTGGTCTTCAGCCTTCAGATGCAGATAAGTCGCAGTTTTCAGTTGAGCAAAAAAAActccaatttttcttcttctgaatctgGGGCTAATTCGACTTCAAAATCCTCTAATTTACCGGCATTAAAGGATTTGAATAAGGTTTGGAGAAAAGCAACAGAATCTCGTCAAAATATAGATGATTCTATTTCTGTTCACCCATGGGTTACGGTTTCAAGAGGCTCGGGTTCTGGAGATAATTCAAATCGTGTTTTGGGACATTGTAGTATATCAGCCCAAACTACAAATCAACAGCAGTCTAATTCTCAATCGATGGATTCTTCCCCGGGTACTGCTTTGGTAAGATCTAATCGATTTTCTCCTCTGATTAATGACAACCGTACGATGGAAAATTCAACTTCTCTTCCATTATTTCAATCGACTTCTTCTCCAGCTTCTACCAGTAAAGTTTTGAGAGCTGAGGAAAGTGAGAACCTAACAGAGAAAATCGATACACAAATACAGTTCAATAAACTTATGGGTTTGTCTTGTGATCATCCTAATATGAGAAATATTTGTAAAAGTATGATTGTCAAAAGGGATACAGTCGACAACAATCTAGAAATTCTGTCGGTTGCTGATGAAGATGGATTGGGATCGTTCCACACTGATGATGATGTTCCTGCGGAGGAAATTTGATGAAAATCAAAGAATTGGAGTTGTGAATGATTTGGGGGAGACTGATTCTTTAAATTTGGATGGGTTTAATCCAATTGGAAGTTCTAGGGTTTTTGTGTGTTCTCATGGATCATAAAATTATGTGTTGGAATATTAGAGGGCTTAAGCAGGAGAATAAAATAACAGCAATCAGGAATGCCATATGGAAGAATAACATCACTCTTTGCTCAATTTTAGAATCAAAAAAGGAAAATGTTGATGATAATCTGATAAGAGCTCTTTGGGGAAATGTCAGATGTAACTATCCATATCAACCTTCATTTGGTGCTTCTGGAGGCATTACTATTATGTGGAAGGAGGGTGTTCTGCATATGGAAGATCATCTTATGGGTGCTTTTTCTCTGTCAATTAAGTTTAGAAATTCTTCTGATAATTTTTTTTGGTTGTTCACAGCTGTATATGCAGCTTCAGATGCGGGTGAGTATAGACAATGCTGGCAAGAGTTGTCAGACATTAGAATTCTTTTTGAGGAACCATGGCTTTTGGGAGGGTATTTTAATGTTATTTTAGCACAAGCTGAAAGAAACCTTCCTGGAGGTAACATAAGCAATAGAAGATTTTTCAAGAAGTTTGTCAATCAGCATGAGCTAGTTGATTTGCCTATGACAAGAGGTAAGTTCTCTTGGACTAACTCTCAATACCCTTCATTGTTAGTTAGGCTAGACAGATTCTTAATGACTACAGATTGTCAAATAAAATGTCCTTCTATTTTGCAAGTAAGACTAAAAAGGCCGGTGTCGGATCACACTCCAATTATGCCAAATTGTAATTCTGGTCTTCAGTTTAAAGCACCTTTCAGGATAGACAATTACATTTTATTACATTCAGACTTTCTACCAAACTTGCAGATGTGGTGGCATAATTTAGTTTTTAACGGTAGCCTAGTTATATTTTTGCAAAGAAATTACAAGGTCTAAAACAGCTCATAAAGATTTGGAAGAGATCTTTGGGAAACTTGCACACTCAATTGGATCAGCTTGAAGAGATGATAGATTCTTGGGATATGCAGGAAAAAGATAACAATGTTTTATCTACTCCAGATGTGGTTGCTAGAGAAGATGCAAAGTCTAAGCATGATGCAATCTCTCTTAATTTAGCTAGGAAGTGGGAACAGAGGGCTAAAGAAAATTGGGCTAAGGAAGCTGAGAAGAATTcaagatatcttcaccaaatagCCTCTTATAAGTTCATTTGCAATAATATAAATTGTTTGGTTATTGATGGGGATATTTCCTATGATAAATCAAAAATTGCTGAGGAAGCTGTGAGTTTTTATACTTCTATTTTTTCTGAAGAGCATTTGTGACAAGACCAGGTTTTGATGATTTGGAATTGCCAACAATCTCTGTTTCTGACAGTATTTCTCTGGAGAAACCCTTTACATCAGATGAAGTTAAAAATGTTATTTGGCACTTTGGTTTAAACAAAGCACCAGGGCCAGAAGGATTCACAattagagctgtcaaacggggcAAGCTAGGTCCAACCCGaccctagcttgccaacccgtgGTAGGGTTAGGGTCAGCCCTAGCCCTAATACTATTCATGGACAAGCCAAAAACCCCAACCCTAACCCTAGACGGGTCAGCCCTGACGGGTCGACGGGTTGGCTGGTCActgttatcaatttttttttaaaaaaaaatgagttgTGAATGAGAAGAttcgaatttaaaaaaaaaatgagctGTGAATGTGGAGATTCGAACCCAGGTCAATTAGGTGGTCACATAGCATACAGACCACTGGACTATGAAAGCGGCTTTGCCCATTTTTCCTTCAATCACATATATGATCTATTTACACGGTATTTTTTTTCaccaaaaataaagagttaaaaACCCTATAGCAAACCTTTCTCATTTCTTCTGCCGCATCACTGTCTCCTTCCTTCCTCGGCTCCTCTACCTCCCTCCTTAGTCCTTCctctctttttcattttttcttactTTGCTTCTTTACCTTTTTAGATCAAGATTCTCCGCCTTTCACTTTGCTTAGACCTAGATTTTTCTAGGAATTTGATAATCAGTtgattatcatttttttatttattcaatCAGTTGATTAATATTTGTATGGGAAAAATCGTATACAAACCAACATATTTATCCTCTCCTTATATGTTTGTTTCTCTCTTTCTTTGGATTTAATATAATGATTGCCTGATTTGAATGGATTAAAAGAATGGGTATTCACTGGATCTTCAAATTCTAGACTTGTTCTATTGTGCATCTTATTTGATAGATCTATGTTTGTTACCAGCTTGTTTGTGTACACTTAAAGTTAATAAAGATTTAGATATATATGATTTAACCTCTTGAAAGTAAGAAATGAACTGATTGTAAGAAATATCAAGACCAGGTTTTCTATATTTCGTCAAAGTAACATAATTTAACGGGTTggcgggtaacccgcgggttgaccctagcccggcttgttttctagtagggaTATATATGgcaaccctaacccggcccgtttagacaacaagccaagccgagtcgggttgaaacaagccgggttagggtcaacccgcgggACGGGTTATTAATTGACAACTCTATTCACAATGGAATTCTTCAAAGCATTTTGGGAAACTATCAAGGATGACTTGATGAATGTGATTAAAGAATTTGAAAACAATGTTTTTTTAGACTGGAGGTTAAATTGCACTTCTTTGAAGTTGATCCCTAAGGTCAATGGTGCTGTGAGCCTTCATAATTTCAGGCCAATAAGCCTAATCAGTGGTATGTACAAGATATTATCAAAGCTTCTAGCAGATAGGTTGAAGACAGTCCTGCCCTCTATCATTGCTAATTATGAAGGTGCTTTTATACATGTATACAAATAAATGATGGGATTTTAATTGCAGCTGAAGTCATTGATTCTAGACTAAGAGCAAATATATCTGGGATTGTTTGCAAGGTAGACTTTAAGAAGGCTTTTGATAACATAAACTAGAGTTGCTTGGATACTGTAATGGAGAGATTTGGCTTTGGTTTTCTTTGGAGGAAGTGGATTAGATGGTGCGTTTCAAATGTCAGATTCTCTATTCTTATAAATGGTGAAGCCACAAAAATGTTTAGAAGTCAAAAGGGAGTCAGACAGGGGGATCATATATCCCCATTCCTGTTCATTATGGTGGTGGAAATATTGTCACATATGATTAAAAAGGCCGAGTCTTTGGGGTTGATTTCAGGTTTTAGAGTTACTGAAAATGGCACTTCCATTACACATTTACAATTTGCAGATGATTTTGTGGTTTTTCTAGATGACTCGGTGGAGCAAGTAAAcaacttaaaaaaatattttgtttgctttTGAAGTAATTGCAGGGTTGAAGGTTAACTACAGAAAAAGTGCAGTGGTGGGAGTGGGAGATGAACATAATGGTGCAGAATGTGCTATAGCTTTTGGCTGTCAATTATCTACATGTCCACTAATATATCTAGGCATTCTGTAAGGCAGTAAGTTCAAGAATAAGGTAATTTTGGGAGATCATTATTCAGATATGTCAACAAAAGCTGAGCACTTGGAGAAGGAGATATTTGACAAAAGGGCAGAGATTGATACTCATAAACAGTGTAATTTTTAGTTTGCCAATTTATTACATGAAATTGTTTGAGATACCTGCTGGAGTTGTGAAAGCGTTGGAAAAGCTTATGCGTAATTTTTTGGGAATCTTCGGCAACTAACAGAAAAAGGAGCTGGGTTGAATGGTCAAAAGCAATGGTGCCAAAAGCGAGAGGTGGTATTGGTATAAAGAAATTAAAACTTGTAAACAGGGCTTTACATTGTAAATGGATATGGAGGTATGGTGAACAAAAGGAGGCTCTCTTGAGGCAAATAGTGCTGGAAAAATATGGTGGTAATTATTCTTCCTTTGATCCAAATGTTTCTAAAAAGTGCATGGGGATGAGTCTCTGGTCTGGAATTCTAAGATGCAGACAGTTTGTCAAAGATAACACCAATCTTGTACTCAAAAATGGTAAGTGAATTAGTTTCTGGTGTGATACTTGGGTAGGTCAAGTAACATTGAAAGAAAGATTTCAATTTCTATTCAAAATTTCATCTACAAAAGCTGCAACTGtaaaggatatgatgaatgaCGATGGAGcttgtaattttaatttcaagAGAAGTCTGAATAATCAGGAAATAGGGCAAGTAGCGGATATGTTACAGATTTTAGGAGATTTTGTACCCAACGCTAATGATGAGGATGGAATAAAATGGGGTTTTGGTGGTGATTTTACTGTCGCAAATTGTTATGCAGCTCTTGATGTAGATGGTTTACTGGTTTTACCTCATAAGCAAGTTTGGAATCCTAAAATCCCTCTAAAGGTATCTTTTCTAGTGTGGACTCTGTTTCATGGGGGTGTACCAACTCTTAATATGCTTTACAGGGCTGGGAGAGTGCAGTCTAATCTTTGTGTTCTTTGTGGAGCGGAGCCGGAACTCAGGAGCATTTATTCTTGCATTGTGTGGAAACTAGGAAGCTGTGGCATTATTACATGGATAGCTTTCAGGTAAGTTGGGTCTTTTCCGATACTGTCAAAAGCAATGTGTGAGAATGGAAAAGATATAAAAGCAGAACTTTTAGGCGACAACCTTGGAGTTTACTGCCATTTGCAATCTGGTGGACAATTTGGAATGAACGGAATGGAAGAAGTTACGGAAAACAGAGAAGTAATCTAGACCAGATGATTGTTTCTTCAAAATGTTCTTTGTTTAGTTGGTCTTTAAATTCAGATTTGTTTCATGGTTTCTCTTTGAGTACTTTAATTTGTAATTGGAATGTTGTAATTAACAGGTAGCTTTAGCTATCTCTTCGGTTTTGGTATCTTCATCACTTTGATGAAGCTATGCCCTTAATAAAACTTTGccctttctcaaaaaaaaaataatgttatAGTTACAAATCCATTTTACAATATCTCTTGAAGGGAAATCTACGGTCATTTTCTCTTTAACAGGATGTATTTCGGGTTGTATCTTGGTTCCTGCGGTGTGTTCCGCAAGAGATGTTGGGATGAGCCCCCTTTCCAACCCGGTGGTTTGGTAGGGGTGGGTTTAGGGTGGGGCTAACCCCAGTGACTATTGGGTGAAACCGCCGGACCCCATTTTTCCGTTTCTTCGATCAGTGAGACTTTTGTTCAGTAAAATGAAACTTTTGTTCAGTAAAAAGGTTAAAATGTTGTAGGGCATATGGCCCATAGATGTGGGGCCCAACTAGGTAGTTAGGGTTTTCCCTTGGTTGTATATAAAGCATACTCTGCTATGTAATATGGTTGTTGCCCATCAATAGAATCTCTCTTGCCGTTTCTCATATCCTTGATTTTCTCTCAGTTTTTCCCTCGAACACGTTATCAGTCACGAGCTCTACcttgttgatttttttctttaatcatCCGTTCATGGTGCCATCTCAGAAGTCTGGATCTTACTACGTTCAAttctttaattatttttcttaatcgaTCAGACATCAAGCCATCAGAACACGTTTTTGGGATCTTAGTCGGTATTtctattctttattttatttgattttttatctgACAAAGACGTTGAAAATGTATGATACTCTAAAATCCATATCTTTACTCTACATTGATTCACGATATTATTTGTCTGATTGCACGCCTTATAATGCTATATGCTATATTGATTGCACATGTAatgtttgtatatatatgttgatgatgatatcttctGTCCTTTGTTTTTCTCTTGTCAACCAATGCGCCATGAGGATTAACCTACTTTTGGTAAATGATGTAAATTTTCTATCATTCATATTTAATTGATGATTGATATATTAATTTGTCCTATTATCACATTATGAAATGAAATTCATTGCAATTTGTTCTATGTCATGATGGATGGAGGGATCATATTTTAGTTTATAATTTATTCTTATTCATATCATAAGATTAAAATAATATATTCATATGTTTGGTTGGGCGTGAAACTTATTGGATTCTGATCACAATTTCAATTTTGTGTTGTGCGTCGGTTGGTTATTTCCGGCGTTGTAATCCTATGAAAAGAGGTGAAGGAAAAGTCCCGATCGGgcgaaacaggagaaggaaaagcCAACCCGATCCAGTTCAGGCGAACTCGGTTCGGTCCAGGATAACCAGGTCTTACCCAACCAAAGCTGGTCCGATCCATCCCTACCCGGTCTGTCCCAGCCTAACCAGACCCGGCCCGGCTCAACCCGGTCCAATCTGTCATGTTCCGGACCGACCTGTCCTATTTTGTTCCGGACCAACCTGTCATATCTTCGGACCGTTTCAGCTGTGTTCCCTTTTCCTGTTCTGGTTTTTGGATGTGCGCGACTAAGCCCGTTATggatttgtgtatatactgtgggaaccaaattttgaggtatgtaactataacGCCAGTTTTTATATGCTAGGATTATTTACTCActaggcttatttatttgtttttagaatatgcctagttttgtttatttttgtcttaaaatAAGTTATCAGCATATAAACagtcaatttaaattatttttattgatctcaatcattaagaattttggccTTAATGttgtttgttctcttgaatatgatgttGGCTATAGTTGAGTGATGCTtattttttgttcaattggttgtaccaactcaattccaatgtattcATTTGGGGCTTAGAAGGACTTGAGCGCCACTATTGGATACTTGatattttcccaaaaaaaaattgaatgttccgtggaatatatccacttgctcgactattaatctTTCAGTAGTTTCAAAAcatacgttcaaataaaatcacatgtattccaatttttgtggaagaactcacaaaagatgatatgagtcataaaattttcatttctctacttcatccataatactaacgaaccggtatatgttgaagtatgacaacaagagaattatctttagtaatatattcaacctaaagtaagtggttgacatgtgtagtgagattctcttggcctattgatataaagaaatttctcaaattaagctaaatgtagcaaaattgaaaatggaaagaaccccaaaataatgagggttagacgtaccgactcatataaaacATGTGAAATGAGACATAATATTTATgagacaaaaatatatttttttcccaGCAGTAATGAAACTAAAGTATaggtatcaattgaacatgggatcagctaaaatgaaattctagctcccatcataataaaagagttggaaatgcacctggtcataggtgttggtatatacaatgtaatgtgtatgtgtatcataataacaaccaattttcacatcaactttaatggcaacaagaacttttccTGGACAATTCCCTATCTTATCGAGCGCGACCCTGCTCATTTattttttcaagatagaacaaagacgtcgcaaaatctctaaatgtaccaagagataatcacaccttgttagaTTTCCAAGTAAcccgtgcaaatggatatcatgtggaacatcaaaatgatgagaatgtaactgattgcatcttttatagtctctaatatatttggaaggaaatatattttagagaaactaatgagtcaatctagtgcaatgtaattcactataatatttggattattgaatccatattgactccgacgatgaaatgctGGAtactgactcatacaggctttgggcaTAACTATAAAGAaacattggttgtgacatgatgattgttttgaaagaactcatacaaatatcactttatttgagtgaacaaaaatgagaaaaagattgacagaatgcaaagtgacggcatatctctcaataagtgttttctaaattactagatgcacaaccccctttcccattatgcttttaggtaagaaataatatcactcatttttacaaagtcttcagtaaaataggttcgagaccatcctaagatgcaaatggtaaaatttccatattacaaagaaaacaaggtgaaatttagaaaaatattcatgcagaatgcggaccattaaggtgactgatggatctggtgaatgttttgacattttggactagttatagttcccaagaaatttgcgtttgaaaactcctagcacatattacacaatgcaaagtgaaaaggctaaccacccttgttaatgctagagaatttacatcaaaaggacttgatgaatattgcatgtttaataggatcaatatagagtatcttatacccaatggtctcgcacaggctaccatcaaaggttacagatggtgtctaaggaatacgttatgcgtaccaacctaccttttattgctttggggatatgcaatattacgcgcatttttacttaattcgttttggaacccaatattagtcaaccttttctgcgtaccagttggtaactgaatttaagcctgacatttctGTTCATACGCacttttggttgcactatatatgtgctattacgagtccacatcgtactatgatgggtcacaaaaatgattaagtaattttgttggatattcactctcaacaattatccgcattttaaaacctttggcaggggGTCTTttactgctagatttgcaggttatcactttaatgagacagtcatcccgtcgttaggggaagatgtgaaaaagtattttctaagggaacgacatgaatttttgtggtgtgttcccactgtgtctcatattgattattgtactccacaaatgtaaatgtgaagtgacaaagaataatcaatattcagaatgtacactgatgtcgctaaagtgacaagatcacacataccagctgcaaatattcctgcaaggttagaaatccttaatatggggtacaccatagactaagatgttgcaactacacttagtggaagtgtagttgaggccgtggatccataaaggaatatggagagaccaccaggttcaatcaatgctcacctagaaaggaagtagatgagtaaggcacaacctaatttataTCATTAataaaatcatctcatttgattgtctctgactatgtccatgaatcaatactggaagacgctccgaagttttaaatgattctagagaacaatgaaatcctgacgtattatgagaatgcacatgagtcaatggaaggatcatgcatgcactgtgatgatataatccataaatagttgctccagaagtagagcacaatgagatcaaaccatgctttattttgattaatttcaaataaatagcatatttgacctatacaatccaggtagaacttgtttctttgacaaatatacaggtatttggtgtggtagtgctaaccaaccaagtgtaaagcctattggacatacataattaatttgtcataaagcatagtGAGActaaagtagtcttaaagtacaaagactcgccttgtggcgcgaggtttctgcaaagccctggaattgttctcgtgt
The sequence above is a segment of the Papaver somniferum cultivar HN1 unplaced genomic scaffold, ASM357369v1 unplaced-scaffold_125, whole genome shotgun sequence genome. Coding sequences within it:
- the LOC113331327 gene encoding uncharacterized protein LOC113331327; translation: MCWNIRGLKQENKITAIRNAIWKNNITLCSILESKKENVDDNLIRALWGNVRCNYPYQPSFGASGGITIMWKEGVLHMEDHLMGAFSLSIKFRNSSDNFFWLFTAVYAASDAGEYRQCWQELSDIRILFEEPWLLGGYFNVILAQAERNLPGGNISNRRFFKKFVNQHELVDLPMTRGLKQLIKIWKRSLGNLHTQLDQLEEMIDSWDMQEKDNNVLSTPDVVAREDAKSKHDAISLNLARKWEQRAKENWAKEAEKNSRYLHQIASYKFICNNINCLVIDGDISYDKSKIAEEAVSFYTSIFSEEHL